A stretch of DNA from Cannabis sativa cultivar Pink pepper isolate KNU-18-1 chromosome X, ASM2916894v1, whole genome shotgun sequence:
AAACGACTTCCTACCACAACAATAATCATCCCACCGACCGCTATCAATGATATCTAATTTTGACCTAAGAAGTTCCTTCTTAGGAGTATTACTTAAAAGGAAACAATGAATGAAATATAGAAAAGTCAACTTCAAACCAAGAGATTCAACATTGCCCCAGCTAGTGCccaaaaaatacatattcaaTAGACTTATGGTCAATAGTTTTAGTTTCAGGAAAGCATATATCGACCAACTAGTTTGATTCCTGgctaaataacattttattgcAATCACCAAAATATTCCAAACTAGATATCAAATAGAACTCCTCTCCACTAAAGCAAATACAACAGCCAACAACCTTTACCTAAAATTCTTTCGGGTTGGGTTGATTAACCTCTCTCGATAAAAGGATGTGCACAATTTGAGGATGGAATTTGTACTCCAGAATGTCCAAAAAATGACCAAACTATGTATCTCAGAACATCTTCAACAAATTGCCAGAAATAGTGTTCCTTATGTTAAGAATAACAGAGTCAGTGCATGTAGTAACACACTTGAATCTGTAATAATCTCGAGGACTAAATTTGTAAACCCAATCGTGCATACAAAAAAggagaaataaaataatgaatgaGTAAACAATTAAAGTTCCAAACtgtaataaaactacaaaacaaccaTGAAAAAACAGTCACACATAACAAaagtagaaaaaaaatacataaacatAACCTTAGATGAAAACAAAACCTAATATAAAcaacaaaacatataaaaattaaaaaagcatAAAAATCAAAAAAAGGAGTAGACCCCTCACAAATATATAACCCAATTTAGCTCGTTCAAGATCAAGTTCTAGGGTAGTTCTTATATTTAGTACTTGATGTTATCGATATATGGATTCCACAGAGAACATATGATGAAAATATGTGAAAAATCTAAAGAAAAATATGATCAATACTAAACAATAATGTCTATGAATTGATAgttttaaaattgtaaaaaaaattacaaaacaacTATAAAGAAACAATCACAAAGAGCAAATGTACAAAATAAAGGTAAACCCTAAATACATATGGAAACAAACTAAAATATAAACAagaaaatatatcaaaaaattaaaatctagAAAAACCAAAAAGAAGAACATAATAATCAAAATATAAACTAAATTAAAGCAACGGAATGATTGCaaccaaaaacaacaaaaaaaaaaaaggataaaaataacatagaaaatctaaaccctaaaaaaaatcaaaacaatatacacaaaccaaaaaatataactaaaaaaaagaATCAAAGTTGGGGGAAAGTAAATACGAATCTAGAAACAAACCTCCAACCCATGATCAACTTCAACATTCCCCTTCATGTTCTTAGAAGTTGGGAAAAAATCCTGAGGAACGGAaattttagatttctttttcgCAAGTCCACGATCTCATTTCAATACAGGCGGAGCAAAGTCTGAGTCATCATCTTCTACAACTGGGCATTTTCTTTTGGACTTATTTGCTACAGATTTAACaactatttttcatttttttttttgggcaaTGGAGAAGGGGACGATGAAGAATCAGTAATAACCATGATTTTATATAAGTTTAGGCCAAAGAAAACAGAGTACAAATGGTTACATAAATTGGTTAATGGaagttagaaaagaaaatgactAGAAAATTAGGTAGTGGAAAAATGGGTTTTGATCGTGGATAGGGAAGAAGATCAGTTatggagatttttttttttaaaaaaaaaaaactgaaagaaaaaaagaaggaaaaaagagagagaaagaatggATTGATAGGCGTTAATCAACTGACGTTAATTTGTAGATACCTAGATTGCATGTAAAGAGTGACATTGTGTGTAAAGTgtataaatagtaaaattataaataacaaAAGTGTAAAAAATAACTACCGTGTGGaagtatatatgtaataaaaaaaattattttataattttggtgtaaaaatttcttttggTAATGTGAGCAACATAATAATATGCTTGTGATATCATTTGATTAGGTTATCTCTGTACTTTGAAAAACCTTTACTTCGGCCATATTCTTCGTAATATAATTTTGCTTCTTTCATTGTCCCAAAAATCAATCCCACTTATGGTGTTTTCAATCTATCTATATCTTTACTTGTATGTAAAACATTGACTTCACCATATTGTTCTTCATTTTCATCCACTACCTAATAAAAATCAAGAAGATATAAGCTGTGAAATAAAAACTATTATGAATAGCATAGGATACAAACAAAGAAGCTAAGAGACATAAAACCTACAATTTCATTAACACATAATTCACGCATAATTTTTGGAAACAGCAGGGTAAAGTTTCCAATAAACAACAAAAAGCTGCTCTATTTAGGAAAAAACAAAAGCTAGCTTactatttctttttcattcacTGCATTAAAAATGGAGAACAGTAGCTAGCTCAATACTACTAGAGAATTTATTAGTGATTTCAATTAGTTTGTCTTCGTTTTTACTTAGGCTTTGCTTCTACTCTGTTTTGTTTAGTTTTCTTTATTTTGGTTCCTTATTTCGACTACTATTTGGGTTTTTAATTGAATGGGTGTCCTATTTTAAGGTGCCCTCTCCATCATCAAAGAAAAACAATACTATCAAAAATAATGgtacaaaactaaaacaaaataGCACTCCTCAGAAGATTAAAGAGGAAAAGAAAATTAGAAAGACCTCGTGTTGAATCAGATGGTGACGAGCAGCGAGCAACgacgattttttattttttaagtacaattaattttattttattttgggtTAGgaatgaaaaaggaaaaaaaaaataaagagctGTAATATTAATTTGATATATACATGTGTTTTAATGTAGGTGAATCCAATGAACTATAAATTGTGTTAAAAATTATGTTCAAGGAATCCACCCCTATATCAAAACAGGGAatttataagaagaagaaaagaagaaaaggcTATATTTATCgtgaaaaaacgaaaaaaagaaagaaaccaTGATTCAATTCTCTACAGCTCCGTTTTTTTTTCAGTCAACCAACCTGAAAGATGAGTCaatatatgaatatatgatTAACACATGATGATCACGACCCATCTATCATATTCATGATTAGGTAACTATTTTTGGTTTTATCCCCAATTATCAAATAATGAACAactcttttaattattataatttaaaaagaaaagaaaaagaaaaagtaacatagtattaattaattaattagctagATGAGGAGGAGGAGGTGGAGTAACCAGTGGTTTCTAGAGCATTTTCCTGTCAGAATTGTCATCTAAACTAATAACCAACTTGGACATATCAAATTCCGTAGACGAACAAGATGGGTCCCGCTCAAACTCCAACACATACCTCTGCACCACAACCCTCTGTTGCTGCTGCTGTTCCTGACTATTACTACGCGATCCTCCAAGAGACCTAGACTTACTCAGCCGCACCACCGCCGGAGCCATCTTAACCGTCACCCCTGACCTTCTTCCTCCAGCACTCGGACCAGAATTGCTCGTTTCGGGTTCAGGCCCCAGTCCCACTTCAATTTCGTTTACGGACCCGATTGACTTTGACCGCACCACTCGTTCAACTTTAGTAATAGTAGTAGTCGAAGCAGTACCACGACTaccattaatattattagaataAGAGAAAGTAGTTCCATTCCCACTCTGTGCGCCCGAAGCCGTACCACTGGATATTTTCCTGTCTCTACGGCTAACTCCTTGCCCTGCCGCCGCCGTTTCTAGGACCTTTAACACGTCTATTTCGCTCACGTCGTAAACTTCCCGGTGGCAAAGCAATGGCTCTTTGTTCTCCACGCATTTCACTCGCTGCCTGAAGTTGTTCCATATAGGCGGTGCGTGAGCCCTTTTCCTGACCACCTTCAGGCACTCCACCACCTCAACCATCGACGGACGCTTCTCCGCCGTTGACCGAACACACCTCGCCGCTAGAACAGCCAGTTGTCGGATCAGGGCTGGGTTAGCTGGGGGACCGATTCTTCGGTCGCAGATTCCAGCGTAGTCGCCGCGCTTTATTACGGGAACAGCCCAGTCAACGATCGAAGGAGGGCTGTAATTAACGTCGATAGCGTTCCTCCCGCTGATGATCTCGAGTAGGAGAATTCCAAAGCTGAAGACGTCGCTCTTGGCCGTTAGATCACCCGGAGCA
This window harbors:
- the LOC115724804 gene encoding serine/threonine-protein kinase-like protein At1g28390, which encodes MGYLSCNAESAVATCDTYNWPELKNKANKIRRRPNKQLIKKIREFSYDELAAATDGFSAESFLGKGSHGSVHRAVLDDGKLIAAVKKTKQPSNSTPTTLHHFKFNAASCPGNCTTPAENEIEILSRVQHPRLVNLLGFCTDSMDRKLIVVEYMPNGSLYDLLHSGSSRPPGWTRRVRFGYQVAKAVHALHTSNPPVIHRDIKSSNVLIDHDGDARLGDFGLSLRGHVEDVLVQCTPPAGTLGYLDPGYLAPGDLTAKSDVFSFGILLLEIISGRNAIDVNYSPPSIVDWAVPVIKRGDYAGICDRRIGPPANPALIRQLAVLAARCVRSTAEKRPSMVEVVECLKVVRKRAHAPPIWNNFRQRVKCVENKEPLLCHREVYDVSEIDVLKVLETAAAGQGVSRRDRKISSGTASGAQSGNGTTFSYSNNINGSRGTASTTTITKVERVVRSKSIGSVNEIEVGLGPEPETSNSGPSAGGRRSGVTVKMAPAVVRLSKSRSLGGSRSNSQEQQQQQRVVVQRYVLEFERDPSCSSTEFDMSKLVISLDDNSDRKML